One region of Phragmites australis chromosome 18, lpPhrAust1.1, whole genome shotgun sequence genomic DNA includes:
- the LOC133899671 gene encoding uncharacterized protein LOC133899671, with translation MIVGLRGMFENQARAERYNTSKSLFACRLTEGSPVSPHVIKMIGYIESLEKLGFPLSPELATDVILQSLPASFEPFILNFHMNSMEKSMAELHGMLKTAEESIKKSSSHVMMVQKDSKKRKRKDKAKTSDEISSSKPKPVGKPKAGPAASDTCHHCHKTGHWRRNCKLYLEELKKKKGSKTSSSGTEKD, from the exons atgattgtgggactccgaggcatgtttgagaaccaagctcgggccgagaggtacaacacctcaaagtccttgtttgcgtgcaggttaacagaaggcagtccagtcagtcctcatgtgatcaaaatgattggttacattgaaagcctggaaaaacttggttttccccttagccctgagttggctacggatgtaattctccagtcgctccctgcgagcttcgagccgttcattttgaactttcatatgaacagcatggagaaaagcatggctgaattgcatgggatgctaaaaactgctgaggaaagcattaagaagagctctagtcatgtgatgatggttcaaaaggatagcaagaagagaaagcgcaaggacaaggctaaaacttcggatgagatctcgagttctaagcctaaacctgttggaaagcccaaggctggccctgccgcttctgacacttgccaccactgccataagactggtcattggcggaggaactgcaaattgtacttggaagaactcaaaaagaagaagggaagtaagacttcatcttcag ggactgaaaaggactag